One Osmerus eperlanus chromosome 23, fOsmEpe2.1, whole genome shotgun sequence DNA segment encodes these proteins:
- the agfg2 gene encoding arf-GAP domain and FG repeat-containing protein 2 isoform X4 — protein MSNRKHRDNQEICARKVRELAQAGVNKHCFECSQPGVTYIDITVGCFVCTSCSGMLRGLNPPHRVKSISMTTFSQQEVEFLQNHGNEVGRRTWLCAFDPKTDGCFDTRDTQKLKEFLQDKYEKKKWHFSKSKNRREVEGPWASGVQVLSPAQGPLPAQAPSHSMPPTARPTRTLSQSQVSSWDRAPLAVSPADMRTDVFTARPSRSQSFRDPPMKDPLLCGIERQRPGSLSSAMGAQSHTPSFPALPRPSASRTVSASGGSAPFRAFPKSLSVDFGGLGQQHGALSVPPQAPNSNPQDRYAALSQLEGVFSDASPGTGKAPPGGLPQYSTLFGNRLSSSSTPASSPGVETASNSQTFAISDFPNPFSSGSSSQPALSPSNPFNNTSGGDAGVFTTSPTSVFPPSATFPSPASQNAFPHEQTSNQEANGFASFPAPESQPKVPRPMSVNPFTGNVYPSRGTSRNPFI, from the exons ATGTCGAACCGAAAACACCGGGACAACCAAGAGATATGCGCCCGCAAGGTACGCGAACTCGCCCAAGCTGGAGTAAACAAACACTGCTTCGAGTGCAGCCAACCCGGGGTGACATACATCGATATCACAGTGGGTTGCTTCGTGTGCACGTCGTGCTCTGGAATGTT GCGAGGACTCAACCCTCCCCATAGAGTGAAGTCTATCTCCATGACAACCTTCTCCCAACAGGAAGTGGAGTTTCTGCAAAACCATGGCAACGAG gttggcAGGAGGACTTGGCTGTGTGCGTTTGATCCAAAGACAGACGGGTGCTTTGACACAAGAGACACCCAGAAACTGAAAGAGTTCCTTCAAGACAAATATGAGAAGAAGAAATG GCATTTTTCCAAGAGTAAGAATCGTAGGGAAGTGGAGGGTCCCTGGGCCTCGGGGGTCCAGGTATTGTctccagcccagggacccctgcctgCTCAGGCCCCCTCCCACTCCATGCCCCCCACAGCAAGACCCACACGGACACTG tccCAGTCCCAGGTCTCCTCCTGGGACCGGGCGCCCCTCGCCGTGTCCCCTGCCGATATGAGGACCGATGTCTTCACCGCTCGGCCCTCGCGATCCCAGAGCTTCAGAGACCCCCCAATGAAAG atcctCTTCTTTGTGGAATAGAGAGACAGCGTCCAgggtctctctcctccgccaTGGGAGCCCAAAGTCACACCCCTTCATTTCCCGCCCTCCCCAGACCCTCAG CAAGTCGTACGGTGTCTGCCTCGGGTGGCTCGGCGCCCTTCAGGGCCTTCCCCAAGTCTCTGAGTGTGGACTTTGGGGGTCTCGGCCAGCAGCACGGTGCCCTCAGTgtgcccccccaggcccccaacTCAAACCCCCAGGACAGGTATGCGGCGCTGTCTCAGCTAGAGGGGGTCTTCTCTGACGCTTCTCCCGGCACTGGTAAAG CGCCACCCGGTGGATTGCCGCAGTACAGCACCCTGTTTGGAAACAGGCTGTCTTCTAGTTCAACCCCTGCCAG CTCGCCAGGGGTAGAAACTGCCTCCAACTCCCAAACATTTGCAA TCTCAGATTTCCCCAACCCATTCAGCTCCGGCTCCTCTTCccagcctgctctctcccccagtaACCCCTTCAACAACACCTCGGGAG GTGACGCTGGGGTGTTCACCACCTCTCCCACCTCAGTGTTCCCCCCCTCGGCTACTTTTCCCTCTCCCGCATCCCAGAATGCATTTCCCCATGAGCAGACCAGCAACCAGGAAGCCAATG GTTTTGCCTCATTCCCTGCCCCCGAATCTCAGCCCAAAGTTCCTCGTCCAATGTCAGTGAACCCCTTCACG ggGAATGTTTACCCCAGCAGAGGAACCTCACGAAATCCTTTCATCTGA
- the agfg2 gene encoding arf-GAP domain and FG repeat-containing protein 2 isoform X1: protein MSNRKHRDNQEICARKVRELAQAGVNKHCFECSQPGVTYIDITVGCFVCTSCSGMLRGLNPPHRVKSISMTTFSQQEVEFLQNHGNEVGRRTWLCAFDPKTDGCFDTRDTQKLKEFLQDKYEKKKWHFSKSKNRREVEGPWASGVQVLSPAQGPLPAQAPSHSMPPTARPTRTLSQSQVSSWDRAPLAVSPADMRTDVFTARPSRSQSFRDPPMKDPLLCGIERQRPGSLSSAMGAQSHTPSFPALPRPSASSTFKNSFTLASRTVSASGGSAPFRAFPKSLSVDFGGLGQQHGALSVPPQAPNSNPQDRYAALSQLEGVFSDASPGTGKAPPGGLPQYSTLFGNRLSSSSTPASSPGVETASNSQTFAISDFPNPFSSGSSSQPALSPSNPFNNTSGGDAGVFTTSPTSVFPPSATFPSPASQNAFPHEQTSNQEANGFASFPAPESQPKVPRPMSVNPFTGNVYPSRGTSRNPFI from the exons ATGTCGAACCGAAAACACCGGGACAACCAAGAGATATGCGCCCGCAAGGTACGCGAACTCGCCCAAGCTGGAGTAAACAAACACTGCTTCGAGTGCAGCCAACCCGGGGTGACATACATCGATATCACAGTGGGTTGCTTCGTGTGCACGTCGTGCTCTGGAATGTT GCGAGGACTCAACCCTCCCCATAGAGTGAAGTCTATCTCCATGACAACCTTCTCCCAACAGGAAGTGGAGTTTCTGCAAAACCATGGCAACGAG gttggcAGGAGGACTTGGCTGTGTGCGTTTGATCCAAAGACAGACGGGTGCTTTGACACAAGAGACACCCAGAAACTGAAAGAGTTCCTTCAAGACAAATATGAGAAGAAGAAATG GCATTTTTCCAAGAGTAAGAATCGTAGGGAAGTGGAGGGTCCCTGGGCCTCGGGGGTCCAGGTATTGTctccagcccagggacccctgcctgCTCAGGCCCCCTCCCACTCCATGCCCCCCACAGCAAGACCCACACGGACACTG tccCAGTCCCAGGTCTCCTCCTGGGACCGGGCGCCCCTCGCCGTGTCCCCTGCCGATATGAGGACCGATGTCTTCACCGCTCGGCCCTCGCGATCCCAGAGCTTCAGAGACCCCCCAATGAAAG atcctCTTCTTTGTGGAATAGAGAGACAGCGTCCAgggtctctctcctccgccaTGGGAGCCCAAAGTCACACCCCTTCATTTCCCGCCCTCCCCAGACCCTCAG CCAGTAGCACTTTCAAAAACAGCTTCACTTTAG CAAGTCGTACGGTGTCTGCCTCGGGTGGCTCGGCGCCCTTCAGGGCCTTCCCCAAGTCTCTGAGTGTGGACTTTGGGGGTCTCGGCCAGCAGCACGGTGCCCTCAGTgtgcccccccaggcccccaacTCAAACCCCCAGGACAGGTATGCGGCGCTGTCTCAGCTAGAGGGGGTCTTCTCTGACGCTTCTCCCGGCACTGGTAAAG CGCCACCCGGTGGATTGCCGCAGTACAGCACCCTGTTTGGAAACAGGCTGTCTTCTAGTTCAACCCCTGCCAG CTCGCCAGGGGTAGAAACTGCCTCCAACTCCCAAACATTTGCAA TCTCAGATTTCCCCAACCCATTCAGCTCCGGCTCCTCTTCccagcctgctctctcccccagtaACCCCTTCAACAACACCTCGGGAG GTGACGCTGGGGTGTTCACCACCTCTCCCACCTCAGTGTTCCCCCCCTCGGCTACTTTTCCCTCTCCCGCATCCCAGAATGCATTTCCCCATGAGCAGACCAGCAACCAGGAAGCCAATG GTTTTGCCTCATTCCCTGCCCCCGAATCTCAGCCCAAAGTTCCTCGTCCAATGTCAGTGAACCCCTTCACG ggGAATGTTTACCCCAGCAGAGGAACCTCACGAAATCCTTTCATCTGA
- the agfg2 gene encoding arf-GAP domain and FG repeat-containing protein 2 isoform X2 produces MSNRKHRDNQEICARKVRELAQAGVNKHCFECSQPGVTYIDITVGCFVCTSCSGMLRGLNPPHRVKSISMTTFSQQEVEFLQNHGNEVGRRTWLCAFDPKTDGCFDTRDTQKLKEFLQDKYEKKKWHFSKSKNRREVEGPWASGVQVLSPAQGPLPAQAPSHSMPPTARPTRTLSQSQVSSWDRAPLAVSPADMRTDVFTARPSRSQSFRDPPMKDPLLCGIERQRPGSLSSAMGAQSHTPSFPALPRPSASSTFKNSFTLASRTVSASGGSAPFRAFPKSLSVDFGGLGQQHGALSVPPQAPNSNPQDRYAALSQLEGVFSDASPGTGKAPPGGLPQYSTLFGNRLSSSSTPASSPGVETASNSQTFANFPNPFSSGSSSQPALSPSNPFNNTSGGDAGVFTTSPTSVFPPSATFPSPASQNAFPHEQTSNQEANGFASFPAPESQPKVPRPMSVNPFTGNVYPSRGTSRNPFI; encoded by the exons ATGTCGAACCGAAAACACCGGGACAACCAAGAGATATGCGCCCGCAAGGTACGCGAACTCGCCCAAGCTGGAGTAAACAAACACTGCTTCGAGTGCAGCCAACCCGGGGTGACATACATCGATATCACAGTGGGTTGCTTCGTGTGCACGTCGTGCTCTGGAATGTT GCGAGGACTCAACCCTCCCCATAGAGTGAAGTCTATCTCCATGACAACCTTCTCCCAACAGGAAGTGGAGTTTCTGCAAAACCATGGCAACGAG gttggcAGGAGGACTTGGCTGTGTGCGTTTGATCCAAAGACAGACGGGTGCTTTGACACAAGAGACACCCAGAAACTGAAAGAGTTCCTTCAAGACAAATATGAGAAGAAGAAATG GCATTTTTCCAAGAGTAAGAATCGTAGGGAAGTGGAGGGTCCCTGGGCCTCGGGGGTCCAGGTATTGTctccagcccagggacccctgcctgCTCAGGCCCCCTCCCACTCCATGCCCCCCACAGCAAGACCCACACGGACACTG tccCAGTCCCAGGTCTCCTCCTGGGACCGGGCGCCCCTCGCCGTGTCCCCTGCCGATATGAGGACCGATGTCTTCACCGCTCGGCCCTCGCGATCCCAGAGCTTCAGAGACCCCCCAATGAAAG atcctCTTCTTTGTGGAATAGAGAGACAGCGTCCAgggtctctctcctccgccaTGGGAGCCCAAAGTCACACCCCTTCATTTCCCGCCCTCCCCAGACCCTCAG CCAGTAGCACTTTCAAAAACAGCTTCACTTTAG CAAGTCGTACGGTGTCTGCCTCGGGTGGCTCGGCGCCCTTCAGGGCCTTCCCCAAGTCTCTGAGTGTGGACTTTGGGGGTCTCGGCCAGCAGCACGGTGCCCTCAGTgtgcccccccaggcccccaacTCAAACCCCCAGGACAGGTATGCGGCGCTGTCTCAGCTAGAGGGGGTCTTCTCTGACGCTTCTCCCGGCACTGGTAAAG CGCCACCCGGTGGATTGCCGCAGTACAGCACCCTGTTTGGAAACAGGCTGTCTTCTAGTTCAACCCCTGCCAG CTCGCCAGGGGTAGAAACTGCCTCCAACTCCCAAACATTTGCAA ATTTCCCCAACCCATTCAGCTCCGGCTCCTCTTCccagcctgctctctcccccagtaACCCCTTCAACAACACCTCGGGAG GTGACGCTGGGGTGTTCACCACCTCTCCCACCTCAGTGTTCCCCCCCTCGGCTACTTTTCCCTCTCCCGCATCCCAGAATGCATTTCCCCATGAGCAGACCAGCAACCAGGAAGCCAATG GTTTTGCCTCATTCCCTGCCCCCGAATCTCAGCCCAAAGTTCCTCGTCCAATGTCAGTGAACCCCTTCACG ggGAATGTTTACCCCAGCAGAGGAACCTCACGAAATCCTTTCATCTGA
- the agfg2 gene encoding arf-GAP domain and FG repeat-containing protein 2 isoform X3 — MSNRKHRDNQEICARKVRELAQAGVNKHCFECSQPGVTYIDITVGCFVCTSCSGMLRGLNPPHRVKSISMTTFSQQEVEFLQNHGNEVGRRTWLCAFDPKTDGCFDTRDTQKLKEFLQDKYEKKKWHFSKSKNRREVEGPWASGVQVLSPAQGPLPAQAPSHSMPPTARPTRTLSQSQVSSWDRAPLAVSPADMRTDVFTARPSRSQSFRDPPMKDPLLCGIERQRPGSLSSAMGAQSHTPSFPALPRPSASSTFKNSFTLASRTVSASGGSAPFRAFPKSLSVDFGGLGQQHGALSVPPQAPNSNPQDRYAALSQLEGVFSDASPGTAPPGGLPQYSTLFGNRLSSSSTPASSPGVETASNSQTFANFPNPFSSGSSSQPALSPSNPFNNTSGGDAGVFTTSPTSVFPPSATFPSPASQNAFPHEQTSNQEANGFASFPAPESQPKVPRPMSVNPFTGNVYPSRGTSRNPFI, encoded by the exons ATGTCGAACCGAAAACACCGGGACAACCAAGAGATATGCGCCCGCAAGGTACGCGAACTCGCCCAAGCTGGAGTAAACAAACACTGCTTCGAGTGCAGCCAACCCGGGGTGACATACATCGATATCACAGTGGGTTGCTTCGTGTGCACGTCGTGCTCTGGAATGTT GCGAGGACTCAACCCTCCCCATAGAGTGAAGTCTATCTCCATGACAACCTTCTCCCAACAGGAAGTGGAGTTTCTGCAAAACCATGGCAACGAG gttggcAGGAGGACTTGGCTGTGTGCGTTTGATCCAAAGACAGACGGGTGCTTTGACACAAGAGACACCCAGAAACTGAAAGAGTTCCTTCAAGACAAATATGAGAAGAAGAAATG GCATTTTTCCAAGAGTAAGAATCGTAGGGAAGTGGAGGGTCCCTGGGCCTCGGGGGTCCAGGTATTGTctccagcccagggacccctgcctgCTCAGGCCCCCTCCCACTCCATGCCCCCCACAGCAAGACCCACACGGACACTG tccCAGTCCCAGGTCTCCTCCTGGGACCGGGCGCCCCTCGCCGTGTCCCCTGCCGATATGAGGACCGATGTCTTCACCGCTCGGCCCTCGCGATCCCAGAGCTTCAGAGACCCCCCAATGAAAG atcctCTTCTTTGTGGAATAGAGAGACAGCGTCCAgggtctctctcctccgccaTGGGAGCCCAAAGTCACACCCCTTCATTTCCCGCCCTCCCCAGACCCTCAG CCAGTAGCACTTTCAAAAACAGCTTCACTTTAG CAAGTCGTACGGTGTCTGCCTCGGGTGGCTCGGCGCCCTTCAGGGCCTTCCCCAAGTCTCTGAGTGTGGACTTTGGGGGTCTCGGCCAGCAGCACGGTGCCCTCAGTgtgcccccccaggcccccaacTCAAACCCCCAGGACAGGTATGCGGCGCTGTCTCAGCTAGAGGGGGTCTTCTCTGACGCTTCTCCCGGCACTG CGCCACCCGGTGGATTGCCGCAGTACAGCACCCTGTTTGGAAACAGGCTGTCTTCTAGTTCAACCCCTGCCAG CTCGCCAGGGGTAGAAACTGCCTCCAACTCCCAAACATTTGCAA ATTTCCCCAACCCATTCAGCTCCGGCTCCTCTTCccagcctgctctctcccccagtaACCCCTTCAACAACACCTCGGGAG GTGACGCTGGGGTGTTCACCACCTCTCCCACCTCAGTGTTCCCCCCCTCGGCTACTTTTCCCTCTCCCGCATCCCAGAATGCATTTCCCCATGAGCAGACCAGCAACCAGGAAGCCAATG GTTTTGCCTCATTCCCTGCCCCCGAATCTCAGCCCAAAGTTCCTCGTCCAATGTCAGTGAACCCCTTCACG ggGAATGTTTACCCCAGCAGAGGAACCTCACGAAATCCTTTCATCTGA